The following proteins are co-located in the Bathymodiolus thermophilus thioautotrophic gill symbiont genome:
- a CDS encoding DNA methyltransferase translates to MINKNIIFNANCVNKMASLPNNSVQMILTDPPYLVNYKDRQGRGIANDTANNADWLTPAFNEMYRVLDNNSYAVVFYGWNEVDKFIDAWRNAGFRIIGHFVFYKKYASNGRMDKKHMEYRHECAYLLAKGYPQPYEVLPSVMGWNYTGNKFHPTQKPVDLLLKLIKAFCPTGGTVLDPFMGSGSTAMACIKSQIFDYLGYELDSNYFNIAIKRLGG, encoded by the coding sequence ATGATAAATAAAAATATAATTTTTAATGCTAATTGCGTTAACAAAATGGCAAGCTTGCCAAATAACAGTGTTCAAATGATATTAACAGATCCACCCTATTTAGTTAATTACAAAGATAGGCAGGGTAGAGGGATTGCCAATGATACAGCCAATAACGCTGATTGGCTAACCCCTGCTTTTAATGAGATGTATAGGGTGCTTGATAATAACAGTTATGCGGTGGTTTTTTATGGCTGGAATGAAGTGGACAAATTTATTGACGCTTGGCGAAATGCTGGATTTAGAATTATTGGGCATTTTGTATTTTATAAAAAATATGCTTCAAATGGTAGAATGGATAAAAAGCACATGGAGTATAGGCATGAGTGCGCTTATTTACTTGCTAAGGGATATCCGCAGCCTTACGAAGTCTTACCCAGTGTCATGGGTTGGAACTATACAGGTAATAAATTTCATCCAACACAAAAACCAGTTGACTTATTGCTAAAACTTATAAAAGCATTTTGCCCAACTGGGGGAACTGTTCTAGACCCTTTTATGGGTAGTGGATCTACCGCAATGGCTTGCATCAAATCACAAATATTTGATTATCTGGGTTACGAATTAGACAGTAATTATTTTAACATTGCTATAAAAAGACTTGGGGGCTGA
- a CDS encoding tyrosine-type recombinase/integrase, translating into MKLIKLLELYQEEKPHLSPRTIDKYKSIISMFAKDSNIDNIFVTRNECIKWRNKILNRSSAGNCNNYHRHMRSLFNFAVAANYLDENVFQSIDILKTSNVKCKTISEVTFEKLLLTIKHDKYYSCHSWFYLAMIDVFRFTAIRRRQLIGIKWRDINFNEKTLYLDAKYSKNKNDNLVPINDILIEHFSTLMEKSKNPKQSEQVFNITKFLNSYKAEQMNEDHVSRLFTKWSKKIGVLVSPHRFRHTTATKIANSGCNLKSLQQLLGHSDIKTTLGYVETNIDDLRRIQLVISNVENR; encoded by the coding sequence ATGAAATTAATTAAATTACTGGAACTATACCAAGAAGAAAAGCCACATTTATCACCAAGAACAATCGATAAATACAAATCAATTATCAGCATGTTTGCAAAGGACTCAAATATTGATAATATCTTTGTCACACGCAACGAATGCATTAAATGGCGCAATAAAATATTAAACAGATCAAGTGCTGGAAATTGCAATAATTACCATCGACACATGAGGTCTTTATTTAATTTCGCAGTTGCCGCTAATTATTTAGATGAGAATGTTTTTCAATCGATTGATATTTTAAAAACAAGCAATGTGAAATGTAAAACAATCAGCGAAGTAACATTTGAAAAATTGTTATTGACAATAAAACATGATAAATATTATTCATGTCACTCATGGTTTTATTTAGCAATGATAGATGTTTTTAGATTTACCGCTATACGCCGAAGGCAATTAATTGGCATTAAGTGGCGTGACATTAATTTCAATGAAAAAACTTTATACCTAGATGCTAAGTATTCAAAAAATAAAAATGATAATTTGGTACCTATTAACGATATTTTGATTGAACACTTTTCAACACTTATGGAAAAATCAAAAAATCCAAAACAATCAGAACAAGTTTTTAACATTACAAAATTTTTAAATAGTTACAAGGCAGAACAAATGAACGAAGACCATGTCTCAAGGTTATTCACAAAATGGTCAAAAAAAATTGGCGTACTTGTATCTCCCCACAGATTTAGACACACAACGGCAACAAAGATTGCCAATAGTGGGTGTAATTTGAAATCACTGCAGCAATTACTTGGTCATTCTGACATTAAAACAACTTTAGGTTATGTTGAAACGAATATTGATGATTTAAGGAGAATTCAGTTAGTCATTAGCAATGTGGAAAATAGATAA
- a CDS encoding DUF6283 family protein yields MENTKYTRKVCGNCPFRKDSPKGWLGSDRMSEILNSEIFHCHKTTSATLGKNKTNQICAGHLALSDRSFAKRIGYTAREADLKLLFKTQNNCIKHHEIIN; encoded by the coding sequence ATGGAAAATACCAAATATACCAGAAAGGTGTGCGGTAACTGCCCCTTTAGAAAGGATTCCCCCAAAGGCTGGTTAGGCTCTGACAGAATGTCTGAAATTTTAAACTCTGAGATTTTCCATTGCCACAAGACTACTTCTGCAACATTAGGAAAAAATAAAACCAACCAAATTTGCGCTGGGCATTTGGCATTAAGTGACAGGTCTTTTGCTAAAAGAATTGGGTATACAGCCAGAGAAGCAGACTTAAAGCTGCTATTTAAAACCCAAAATAATTGCATTAAACACCATGAAATAATCAATTAA